The following DNA comes from Lentibacillus sp. Marseille-P4043.
CCGTATTTTTGAATTTTGCGTGTCGTCTTGATCAGCTAATTTATTACCGAGTACCACTAATTTCTCCAGCGTCGCTTGTAATTCCTCTTTTTCCTCAAATAACTTTTTTTCTTTTTCAGCAATTGGTTTATCTAACCCAAATACAATCTCTGTTTGCGTACTCATTCGATTTCCAATATCTTTTGCTTCCATTGATTTACCCGCTGATAATTCACCACCGATGATATTACCTTTTTGACAATAGATATTACTTCTCGCAGTACATTCACTATGTAAAATAGAGCTTTCTACAAATAAATCATTACCTGCATGGACAATACCTTGATTAATATAACCAACATGAATACTGCCGTCTGCTTCGACAATTCCCTTTTGCAAACCGGCAATTCCCCCAGAAATAAAAATGGAACCATCAGCAATTAGGGTTGCTGCTTCTACCATACCGAATATTTTAATATCACCTTTAGCCTTCACCGTATATCCTGTTGGAACATCTCCATTTATGACAATCGATCCGACGAAATCTAAATTGCCATCTTTCATTGACAGGGTTTCATTCACTTGATAGACGTTATGAACCATAATATAACGTCTATCTACACTCACCTGCCCATCTGCTATCGCATAAAAAGAGTGATCCTGTTGATTATATACTACATTTTCACCCGATTTAATTGACACAGGTTTTCCAGGATACGCCGGAACTTCATTACCATATACATCTATCCCGTTTGTCCCCTCGGTGGGCATGTAGACCGTTGCTAAACGTTGACCTTTTTGAACAGATGGGATCCGCATCACATCACGAAAATTCCATTCAACAGATTTATCAAACTCTGGATTAAGACTGAACGCATATTGAATTTCTCCATCTTTTCCATGCTTAGCAGGAACTCCTTTTGCAATCATGGTTGGGAAATCAATGTCTTCAATCCTCGTAACAAGTGATTGAACAGCATCTTCGAGAATACCTTGCTGAATCTTATCTTTAATTAAAAAATCACGCCATGTATTTTCGGTCCATTTGAAGTTCGTATCTTCTAGCTTATCTGTTCGGTATAATTCTGCCGTCATACGATCAGTTGTCATTTTGATATAAAAATAGTCTTGCAAGTCCCCCACTACTAATTCTCCTTTACAGAAATCGCTTCATTAGATAATATCATTTGAATCAAAAGAATTGAATCTGTTTAAGCATGTATTTTTTGCAATGTATTTCGCAATTTAAATATTGCTTTTCGGTGAATTTGTGAAATTCTTGATGTTGTTAACCCCAAAACATGACCAATTTCTGTTAACGTTAATTCTTCATGATAGAATAAGCTAATTACCATTTGTTCATTTTCGTTCAAGGATTTAATACCTTGTGCTAATTCTTGGTTTAGCTCTGACTGCATCATTTGTTCATCCGGTAAAACGGATGCCTCGTCAGGTAAGATGTAACCAATACCTTCTTTATGTTCATTAGTTGCTTCCTTTGGTTTATCTTCAATTGATAAGACATTAGCAAATAGCGTATCACGTATCAATGTTTCCACTTCCCTTGCTTCCAATCCTACCTTGGTGGCAATCTCTTCAGAAGTTGGAGAGCGGTGAAGTTTTTGTTCTAATTCCACGGACACTTTTTCGATCTTTTTCGTTTTTTCTCTTATAGATCTAGGGAGCCAATCCTCTTTTCTTAATCCATCAATAATAGCACCACGAATTCGGAACGATGCATATGTGTCAAATTTTAAATCACGATTTGGATCAAACTTTTTTAGCGCATCAAATAAACCCATTAAGCCGAAACTTTTAATATCATCTTTGCTGACATTACTTGGCAAATGACTAGCAATTCGTTCCACATGAAAACTTACCAGGTACATATAATTTTGGATTAACTCATTTGCTGCATCATTATCCTTATTTTCTACCCAGTTATGCCATAATTTTTGTTCCAGAGGAGATTTGTTTGCTGTCATTGTATCACTCGCTCCTCTCATCATTACTTTAAGAAGTTGTAAGAGTTACCTTCAAAGCCTCAACATGTTCTCGGTATTACACGTTATATGAATGATTCCCCCTGATTCACCTTACGTATCTTTAATTCACCCGTACTTGGCTCAAATTCAATCGTCCTTCCACAATTCCCACCTACATCTGCTGCAACAATTGGAATATGAAAATCATGAAGCTTCTGCTCAACAGCTTCGACATTTCTCGGACCAATTCGCATAATTTCTGTTGTAGATGTAAATTGAAACATTTGTGCTCCACCAGCTAGTTTTGCCTTCAATTCAAATCTTCTTGCACCCATGGAATATAGCCTCTCCATTAATATATCCATTGCAGTATCTGCATATTTATGTTTATTGATCGTTTTTTGTTTTGCCATTTTTGAATCCGGTAACATGACATGGGCAAGACCAGCCAACTGTTTTGGCAAGTCATAAATAACAACACCTACACATGAACCAAGCCCTGACGTACGAATTGTATTTGGTGCACGTACAACATTCAAATCAGCAATTCCGACCTTGACAACAGTTTGTGTGTCATTCATGGTCATCAATTCCTAAACTTGCAAAAATTCTCCCAAACGATGACGGGTCAGGTAACAACAAAAAGTGACCACGAATTCCGTTTTCTGCTAATTGCTGATTTATTTTCGTATCGATTATAATGGCATAATCTGTTACTTGTGACAACTCGAGTAATCCCACTGTCAAAATTGCTCCAGCCATATCTATGCTAAGGGAAGGAACTGACGGCTGCATATTGATATTTGTGAAATCAGATAATGCCGACAGATATGATCCCGCTAAAATATTTCCCACTTCCAGCAGAGCTGAAATCGCTAATTCATTTGGCTGTTCCACATCGTTAAGAATAAATTCAGGGTCTGATGTCACTGCTCTAACTAAATATTCGGCTTCATCTTTTGTCAGAATAAAATAAACCGTACCAGGTGCTGGGCCTTGGATACGAATAAAAATCGCTACAATCAATTCTTCTGGACCACCGATCATATCCATAACTTCGTCAAAGGCAACGACTTCAACAGCAGGGACTTGCATATCTACCTTCGTATCAAGCAGTTTTGACATCGATGTTGCTGCATTCCCTGCGCCAATATTCCCAATCTCACGTAAAACATCCAATTGAACATAGGATAAACGATTATTAAATTCCATATAGCATTATCCTTCCACTGTTTTCAACTCATTCATTTCATTCTTTGATAAAACTTTTTGAAGGTCTAATAAAATTAATAAGCGATTTTCAAGTTTTGCAACTCCTTGGATATAGTCAACATCTACCGACCCTACTACTTCAGGTGCTGGTTCAATTGCGCTTTCTGGAATATCGATAACATCATTGGCTGCATCAACAATTAAGCCAACTTCGATATCATCCATATATACAATAATGATTCGGGTTGAATCACTAAATTCTGTTTCTTCTATTCCAAATCGTTTTCGTAAATCAATAATTGGCGTTACAACCCCACGCATATTAATAACACCTTTTACGAAATCAGCGGTTTGTGGAACTCTGGTGATTGGTTCAATCCGTTCAATCGAACCAACCTGTTGTACCGAAACAGCATACTCCTCATCTTTTAGTTGAAATACAATCACCTTATGATCCATTACCGTTTCATTTTCCATCATAATCCCTCCATTAGCTTCTTTATCAAAATTCGCTTCCATTTTTCCTACATAGTGTCCGATATTGACCTTTTATTTAAGGCGTAGTTGATATAAACTGCGACACAACTTGAAATGATGGTTGGTGCGTCTACCCGCTCCGGAAATACACTACGCTTTCCGCGGGCGGCTGTTGAGCCTCCTCGAGCTGGGGTGCTCGTCGCGTAGCAGGAAATTCGATGAAGTAGCGTTCCTCGCAACTCGAAGCTTACTCGGTGGGAGTTTTGCTCGTCGCTCTGCGGGGTCTCACCTAGGCCTTTCCTCCCGCCGGAGTCTCCGTGTATTTCCTCCGCTGGTATTGTATTTACTATCATTAACCGTAGTAGTAAGTGTTCTATAAAGTATCCTACCACTTCACTAGTCCGGGTGAGCGGTGGGGTGGTGACTCCTGCGGGAACAGCACGTGTCCGAAGACCCCGCAGAGTGGTTTTCTCGAGGAGGCTGAGGCCGTGCCCGCGGAAAGCATCCACCCGGAGCGATCCCGGACGACGAGAAATGCACATACTTATAGAAAAGAGCCCAGCAGTTATGTAGCAGTTTATATCTTTTGTATAAAAAACAACAAATATTTTCGATGGGGCGAGTATCGCAGTCCCAATCTTTTGGCAAACAGCCTTATTTAATTAATGCATTGCAATCAATAATTAATGCTACTTGTCCATCTCCAAGGATTGTCGCTCCGGAGATGGCGAACACGTTTGTTAAATAATTCCCAAGTGATTTTAAAACGATTTCTTGTTGGCCGATAAAGGAATCAACAACAAGACCGGCTAGTTTATCCCCTTTTCGAACGATTACAATGGATTCGTAATCATTCTCTTGCGCATCCTCTGCCGGTACAGCAAAAATATCTTTAAGAAATACAAGCGGTATTACGTTTCCACGAAAATCAATTACCTTTTTATTGTGAGCATGCATGATTTTATCTTTATGGATAATAGCTGTTTCAATAATGGATGATAATGGAACAGCATATTTTTCTTGTTGCAATTCAATTAGCAATACAGATATAATCGATAACGTTAATGGTAATTGAATCGAGAAAGTCGATCCTTTATCCATTTTGGCATCAATTGAGATATTTCCACCTAACGATTCAATTGTATTTTTTACTACATCCAACCCAACTCCGCGGCCAGAAATATCGGAGATTTTCTCTGCAGTAGAAAAACCGCTTGCCATGATAAGTTCATAAACTTGATTATCTGTTAAAGAATTCGCTTGACTTTGGCTTACTACTTCATTAGCTATTGCCTTTTCCAATACTTTGTCTCGGTTGATTCCAGCACCATCATCGGAAATTTCAATAAAGACGTGGTTTCCACTATGATAAGCTTCCAGTTGGATTGTACCTTGTTCAGGCTTGCCTTTTTGTTTACGAACATCAGGGGTTTCAATCCCGTGATCCATCGCATTCCTGATTAAATGTACTAACGGATCCCCAATTTCATCAATAACTGTCCGGTCCAGTTCCGTTTCTGCACCAATTATCTCGACTTCAACGTTCTTTTGTAAATCCCGTGCTAATTGCCGTATCATTCGAGGGAAGCGATTAAAGACCTGATCAATTGGTACCATTCTCATTGTTAAAATAATGCTCTGTAAATCGCCTGAAACTCGCGTCATTCGTTCAACCGTTTCTTGTAAGTCATTATGATTCAATTCCGTGGAAATTTGTTCTAATCGTCCACGATCAATAACTAATTCCTCAAACAAATTCATTAGAACATCCAAACGATCAATATTTACTCGAATCGTTTTACTTGTTGATCCTTTTGTTTTTTGCTTAACTTGTTTGTCTGAATTTTGATCATCTGGCGTATTTGCTTCTTGTTCCACTTCAGCTTGCTGTTTCTTCTGTTCCTTTTGTTCCTCTTGTTCTTGATTATAGGCTGAAATAGAGAAATGATTTACGGTAACTTGATTAATCTCAGATACCTTCCAAATTCGTTCCTCTATTTCCGTTTGCTCGAAATTGGAAACGAGCAACACTGTAAATGAATTTTCGAAATTTTCTTCTTCTAAATCATTTACCGTAGGCTCTGATTTTATTACTTCACCGAGTTTTTCTAGTACTTCAAATACCATGAACACGCGGGCACCTTTTAATAGGCAATCTTCGCGCAGTTCAACCGTTATTTCATAATTGGAGAATCCCCGATCAGCCGATTCATTTAAGATAGATAATTCGAATTCATTTAATGTAGCAACTTTTTCCAGCGAAGCAGCTGTATCTAGCTGTTGCTGTGGTTGTTCGCTTTTTGCTTGACCTGTTTCTTCCCCATTTTCGATTCTTTCCAATTGATCAACTACTTCACGAACATTTCTACTGCCATCACCTTCATTTGCAATATCCTCTACCATTGCATTCAAGTGGTCAACTGCATCAAATAATACGTCCATCATTTCTGTTTGAACTTTTATTTTATCATACCGAATTCCATCAAAAACATTTTCCAACTTATGTGTTAAATTCGCTAAATCACTATACCCCATCGTAGCAGACATGCCTTTTAATGTGTGGGCAGCACGGAAAATTTCATCAATGATTGTTTTATCAGTCGGATTTTTCTCTAATTCTAGTAAATGTTTGTATAATGATTCCAGATGCTCTGTGCTTTCGTCGATGAATACATCTAAATATTCTGTCGTATCCATGTTACATCCCCCCTGAGCTTTTTACCAACTGTGTAATCGTATCTCCTACTTGGTGCAAATGTGTAATATGGTTAACACAGTTTGTTTTGATGGCTGATTTTGGCATACCATATACAATTGATGATTCTTCAGCTTCAGCAATTACGATTGTTTGCTTGTCCATTTCTTTTAACTGTTTAACACCTTCTGAACCGTCATGGCCCATACCAGTTAACACAACCGCAATTTTGTTTACGTTATTGATTGTAGCTAATGATTTGAACAAAACATCAACAGCAGGTCTGTGTCCGTTTAGCCCGTCTTCCTGCGTTAATTCAATCGCAAGTGAAGTACCTACTTGGCGTATTTTCATATGAAAATCACCTGGCGCAATATAAGCTGTATGCTGTTGGAGTATTTCACCATGTGTTGCTTCTTTCACATGAATGCCTGCCAGTGTATTTAATCGTTCTGCTAATGATTTAGTAAAACCCGCTGGCATATGCTGGACAATTAAAATCGGTGCCTGAATATCGCTAGGCAAATCCGTTAACACTCGCTGTAGTGCTCTTGGGCCTCCTGTAGACGTCCCAATGGCAACGACTGTCTTCGCATGCTGCTGGGTTATCCGGTCTGTTCTTGTTTGTTGAACAGAATCAGTAACTGTACCCGTTTTTTTAGACATTTGCGCATGTGCTGCAGTAACCACTTTGTTAATAATTTCTTGTTTCACTTTCGTAATGTCTAACGATATGGAGCCAGATGGTTTTGTAATGAAATCAACTGCACCGTTTGAAATAGCCTCCACTGTTTTGGTTGTACCTTCCTTTGTTATACTTGATACCATTACAACAGGTAGTGGCGTTTGACTCATAATCATCTTTAGTGCTGTTATTCCATCCATGATCGGCATTTCCACGTCTAATGTGATAACATCAGGTGATAAAGCCTTTATTTTATTTATTCCATCCTCTCCATTTCGTGCAGTACCAACGACATCCAAACGACTATCACTATTAATGATATCGGCGATCATTTTCCGCATAAATGCTGAATCGTCAATAACTAAAACACGAATGGGTTTCATTTTACGTTACCTCTCGATCATTAATTGTTTTAACTTCTGTACGAAAGAAAATGGTTCCTTTTTCGTTAAGCTGAATGACTTTGCTAGGTAATTAGCCGCAACTTGTTTCACCGCTTTCGAAATAGCAGCCTTTTCATTTAGTAACACATATGGAATTTGCCTTATTACCGCTGTAGTTACTGTTTTATCATCAGGTAGCACACCCATAAGTGAAACATTAACCTGTAAAAATTGTGATACGACACGTTGGAATCGTTCTAGTGCTTTCGTCCCTTGTTTTGTTGACAGTGATCGATTCATTACTACATATATCGGCATATTTTGCTTATTGTTTAAAATATGTTTAATCATACCATATGCGTCGGTAATCGATGTCGGCTCTGGTGTTGTGATAACGATACACTCATCTGAAGCCATGACAAACTGAAGACTATCATGGGTAGCGCCAGCGCCCATATCGAAAATAATATAATCATACATTTGTACTAGTTCATTGTATTGATCAAGAAAAAAATCTATTTTGGCTTGATCCATTGTAAAAAAGTCTGACAACCCAGAACCAGCAGCAATATAGTGAAGTTGGTTTGGACCTTCCTCAATAATATCATGAATCGATAATCGATCGTTAAACATGTCGACTATCGTTCTTTCTGACTGTAGTCCTAATAAAATATCAATATTTCCCATTCCAACATCCAAATCAAATAGGAGAACCGTTTTTTGATTATTTCGTAACTCCAACGAAAAATTCAACGCAAAATTAGACTTGCCAACGCCACCTTTTCCGCTTACGATGGCAATTGTTTTTGCTTGTTTTGGGTCTTGGGCAATGGTTAATTTTCGACGTAAACTTGCTGCTTGGTCATGCTTCACCGTTTTCACCCACTATGAGCTTACTAACAACGTCAGCAGAAGGTTTTGTTAAATCATCCGGAACACCTTGACCATTTGTTAGATAGGCAATCCCAATTTGCTTGTTTAACATCACATTCAGCATACTGCCATATTGTCTTGTTTCGTCTAACTTTGTGAAAATCAGCTCTTTAATCGGTATATGCTGAAACTGCTCATAAATATCAAGAATATCTTTAGGTTTTGCCGTCAGTGACAAGACAAGATATGTCTCCACATTTTGGTCAAAATTGATACTCTTTTTTAATTCTTCGACATATTGTTTATCACGGAAATTTCGACCTGCTGTGTCAACAAGAATTAAATCGTAATCTGAAAACTTGTTGATTGCTGCTTTATAATCATCATTATTATAAGCAACCTCAATTGGTACATCTAAAATTCGGGCATACGTTTTTAGCTGTTCTATTGCTGCAATCCGATATGTGTCCGCTGTGATAAAAGCAACTTTTTTGTGATCATTCAACATACACGATGCTGCAACTTTTGCTAGTGTTGTTGTTTTTCCAACACCAGTAGGACCAACAAAGTGAATAATTTGTTTATCATACGTAACACCAGTAAATGATAAATCATGCAATCTTCTAGTAATTTCCTGCTTTGTATCGCGGAAAATTTGTTCAATCGCTGGCGTTGCACTATTACCATTATGTTGTTCAATGATTTTGTCTATCAAATCGGTTGCAAGCATTTCTGTGACTTCTTGATCAAGCAAATGTTGATAGACTACCTGGTATTCCGGTGAAAAATTTGTTTTTGTTTGCGCTGATTGCAGTTCGATCATTTTTTTTAACTGTTGAATTTCTTGCAAAACCTCATGATCCGTCTTACCCGATGCTGCTGTAGAGGAAGTTTCTTTAACAACTGGCTTGATCGGCTTTTCTTGCTTTGGTTTTTTTGGCTGTGGATCAAGCGCAGCCACCACTTCAATCTTTCGTTTTTTAAGGAGGCCAAAAATCCCACCCTGTTTGATTTCCTTTGAATTAAGGATGACAGCATCAGGACCAAGCTCTTTACGAATTTGTTGCATTACTTCCGGCATTGTTGGTGCTACATATTTTTTTACCTTCATGCTACATTCACCACCCCAACACTTTGAACCTGTACACTTGGTTCTAATTCATTATATGACAAGACAACAACCTGTGGTAAAAAGCGATCAATTAATTGTTTTACGTACATCCGGATTGCTGGTGAGCATAAAACAATTGCTGTTTCCTCTTGTAATGCCAGCTTCTCAACTTCCTCATGTATCGTTTTAATAATTGTCTGTTGTGTTTCTGGATCCATGGATAAATAATTTCCATGCTCTGTTTGTTGGATGCTTTCTGCAATTAATTTCTCGACCTTGCCTGAAACCGTGATTACTTTTACAGATACATCATTATTTATATATTGTTTCGTAATTTGCGATGATAATGCTTGCCTTACATATTCCCCGAGCAATTCAGTATCATTTGTCAGCTTTGAAAAATCTGCAAGTGTCTCAAAGATTATCGGCAAATTGCGTATCGATACATTTTCTCGTAATAACTTGGCAAGAACTTTTTGAACTTCACCAATTGCAAGTGGTTCCGGTGTCACTTCTTCAACCAGAATTGGATCATTTTCCTTCAAGTGATCAATAAGCTGCTTCGTTTCTTGTCGACCAAGTAATAGATGTGCATGTTGTTTGACTACTTCCGTAATGTGGGTAGATACAACAGATGGAGGATCTACCACCGTATAGCCAGATAATTCAGCTTCGTCCTTATATTCCTCACTTATCCATTTTGCTGGAAGGCCAAACGCTGGTTCTTTTGTTTCAATACCTTCCAATGTGTCCTCATCCATATCTGGTGTCATGGCCAAATAGTGATCCAATAACAATTCCCCTGAGGCGACTTCATTTCCTTTGATTTTTAGACAGTATTCATTAGGGTCTAACTGGATATTATCACGAATCCGTACAACCGGTATAACCATTCCAAGCTCGATCGCCAGCTGCCTTCGTATCATGATCACCCTATCAAGTAAATCACCGCCTTGACTTGTATCTACTAGTGGAATAAGAGAATAACCAAATTCGAATTCGATTGGATCCATGTTTAATAGATTGATAACATTTTCCGGCGATTTCATTTCTGATGATTCGGTTTCCTCTTCTTCCTCTATATCCGGTATTTCCGGTTCACTCGATTGCTTCTGTAAATAATAACCACTAAGTCCTAATAATGCAGCGAGTGTAGTCGTAATAAAAAAGTTTATCGGTGTTAATCCAAGCAGAAAAATAGCTCCGGCAGCAATATATAACAATTTCGGATATTGCAAAAGTTGCCCCGTTACTTCTGTGCCTAAATTTCCTTCACTTGTAGCTCTTGTTACAACAATTCCTGTAGCCGTCGAGATTAGCAATGCTGGAATTTGACTAACCAAACCATCGCCAACAGTAAGTCGCATAAAAGTGTTGATTGCTTCTTGGAATGACAAATCCATTTGAACGATCCCAATAATTAGCCCAAAAATGATATTGATTAATACAATGATAATTCCGGCGATAGCGTCCCCTTTAACAAATTTACTGGCACCATCCATGGAACCATGAAAATCTGCTTCAGCTTCTACCTTTTCACGTCTTTCTTTCGCTTGTTGTTCCGAAATCAATCCAGCATTTAAATCTGCATCAATACTCATTTGTTTTCCTGGCATTGCATCCAATGAAAAACGAGCAGCTACTTCCGAAACACGTTCCGATCCTTTCGTAATGACCAGGAAGTTAATGATAACCAAAATAACAAATACCACAAATCCAACTAATGGATTACCGCCAATAACAAATGAACCAAATGTATCAACAACGCCACCAGCTTCCCCTTCTGACAGAATTGACCTTGTTGTGGAAACGTTAAGTCCCAGGCGAAATAAAGTCAACAGCAAAATTAAAGTTGGAAAAACGGAAAATTGCAATGTATCTTGTGTATTCATAGAAACTAAAATAACAATAAGTGCAAGTGATATGTTACACAAGATCAAAATACTTAAGAGCCATCCCGGAAGCGGCACAACTAACATAACAATTATTAAAATTACTCCTAATAGAACAGATAAATCACGTGCCTTCATCGATGTCACCCTTTTTGCTTAAACTTTGTTCTCCATGCGATAGACATATGCTAAAATTTCTGCTACCGCTTGATAAAATTCTTCTGGAATAACGTCACCTATTTCAATAGCGTCATATAACGCTCGTGCTAATGGTCGGTTTTCTACTGTGATTACGTCATTCGCTTTAGCAATTTCCTTGATACGAAATGCCGTGTGGTCGACCCCTTTTGCAACGACGTACGGCGCACTGGCTGTTTCTTCATCATATTTAATCGCGATGGCGAAATGGGTTGGGTTCGTAATGACTACATCCGCAGTCGGAACTTCACTCATCATCCTTCGGGTTGCCATTTGCCGCTGTTTCTCTTTTATTTTTGATTTAATTAAAGGATCGCCTTCCATGTTTTTGTGCTCATCCTTAATATCCTGTTTTGACATTTTAATGTTCTTTTCAAAATCATATCGCTGATAGGTATAGTCAAATACGGCTAAGAATAGTAGCGCAATGGCAGCTGCTATTCCCATAATAATCGTAACTCTGCCAAAAAAAGCTAATGCACTATCAATGTTTTTAAAGGATAGCATCATCATTTCATCTTTATAAATCCATATAATTGAAAATGTAATAACTCCAATAAAAGTAATTTTCAATAACGATTTAACAAGTTCTACCAACGCTCTCGCTGAAAAAACTTTTTTTGCACCTTTAATGGGGTCGAGTTTTTTTAAATCAAACTTTAATGGTTCTGTTGTAAATAAAAAGCCAATTTGCGTAAAATTAGCAGCCAAGCCGGCTATAATAGCAATTAACATAATTGGTGCCAACATTTTTGCTACTTCTATTGTAGATTCTGTAAAAACCTGATGAACCGTGCTTTCTGTAACATCCCATTGAATATACTCGGTAAAAGCATGCTGATAAATTGAGACCAGGCTATCTTTCATAAAGCTGCCAAAAACAAATAAAATCAAAAAACAGAACAACAATAGAAACGCCGTGTTAATATCCTGACTTTTGGCAACTTGTCCCTTTTTCCGCGAATCCTCTCGTTTTTTAGGGGTTGCTTTCTCGGTCTTTTCACCTGCAAAGAATTGTAAATCTAATTTTAATTGCAAGTTACACACCTCCGAATAATTGCATTAAACCCCTCATCGTATCAAACATGGTAGCGAACAAACTTTTCACCAACATGATATATAAACTTAAAAAGAGCAAAATAACGACAAAACTGACAACGATTTTCAACGGTAAACCTACAACAAAAACGTTTAGCTGTGGCACTGTTCTAGCGATAATTCCTAAAGCAACATCGACTAAAAACAAACAGCCAACGATTGGGATGGACATTTGAAATGCAATCAGAAACATTTGATTAAACGCATCAATTACATAATCAATAATCGATTCATCTTGAAATGGGACGAATGCATCAATTGGAATTAAATTATAACTATAATAGATTCCGTCTATTAACAAATAGTGTCCATTGACCGATAATAGAAATAGAAGTGCAATTATATAAAAATATTGACCTGTTAATGGACTTTGTGCACCTGTTTGAGGGTCTATCACATTCGCAATTGCAAATCCCATTTGAAAATCAATAAACCCACCAGCAATTTGGATTGCAGCGAGAATGATATAAGCGATTAAACCAATCAAAAGGCCAACAATCACTTCTTTAATAAGTAATAAAAAATAAGTTTCGTCAAGCGCCACTCCTGTTGCATCAACTGTATAAAACATGGTTAAAGCGAGAAAAAAACTAAATCCGATTTTAAACTGCATCGGAATGGTGCGATAGGAAAATAACGGTAATGTTACAAAAAAAGCAGCAACACGTACAAATATAAGCAAAAAAACCGGTACACTAGCTAAATTAATGATATCTAACATGCTTTACCCTACAAACTGATTTAAATTTTGATATAAATCGACAGTGAATTCGATCATTCTTGTTAACATCCATGGGCCGAAAAACACCAATCCAACTAATACCGCGACTATTTTAGGAATAAAGGCAAGCGTTTGTTCTTGAATTTGTGTTGTCGCCTGAAATATACTAACAAGAAGCCCAACAGCAAGTGCCAAAATAAGCAATGGACCTGTAATTAGTAAAATTGTATAAATTCCTTTTTCTGCTAGTTCTAAAACAAATTCACTATTCAAACAAACACACCCCTTTCTACTGGAAGCCTTCTAATAAAGAATGGGTGATTAAATACCAGCCATCTA
Coding sequences within:
- the fliR gene encoding flagellar biosynthetic protein FliR, coding for MLDIINLASVPVFLLIFVRVAAFFVTLPLFSYRTIPMQFKIGFSFFLALTMFYTVDATGVALDETYFLLLIKEVIVGLLIGLIAYIILAAIQIAGGFIDFQMGFAIANVIDPQTGAQSPLTGQYFYIIALLFLLSVNGHYLLIDGIYYSYNLIPIDAFVPFQDESIIDYVIDAFNQMFLIAFQMSIPIVGCLFLVDVALGIIARTVPQLNVFVVGLPLKIVVSFVVILLFLSLYIMLVKSLFATMFDTMRGLMQLFGGV
- the fliQ gene encoding flagellar biosynthesis protein FliQ, translating into MNSEFVLELAEKGIYTILLITGPLLILALAVGLLVSIFQATTQIQEQTLAFIPKIVAVLVGLVFFGPWMLTRMIEFTVDLYQNLNQFVG